The genome window GGAAATAAAAGTAATTAATCGCTGCAATGCGCTAGTCGGAGGTGCGTGATGTCCAGCTTGTTTGTATTAACTTTTATGTTTTCCACACCGGCTTTTTGTCTGGGTCTGCTAAATCCTCAATGGGTGGGACTGGGAACTCGCAAGCGATCGGCTGCCTTGTACGGCGGGTTGATGGCACTTTCGTTCCTTTTTCTTGGGGTTACAGCACCTAAGCCGCCGCAACCAGTTTCCTCGGGGCTGCTGGCCTCAACTGAATCGCCAGAATTTAGGGTAAGCGCGCTTTTTCGCTGAACGCAGGGTGCTGAGTCTGCACCTCACTTTTATGGCATCGAGATCGAGACTCGATCGTTTGTGAAACGCTGTCTTAGATTTGCTGTGCCAACAACCTCGGTTCACGATCGAGGCTTTTTTCGGTGATTGTACCAATTGAAGAACGCAAATCGATCGGCTAAAATCATCTAATTGTTGAGCTTGCGGTGCGGGTGCAGCTATGACTTACAGCTTGAGAATTGTGGATTTGCCAACGAGTGAACGGCCACGGGAACGGCTGATGGCGGGTGGCCCGAAAAGTTTGGCGACTGCAGAATTGATTGCGATTCTCCTGGGTACCGGTCAGGGAAAAGGCAAACTTTCGGCCGTGGGGCTCGGACAGTATATTTTAAATCAGTTGAGTTTGCACCACCGCGATCCTCTGGCTGTGCTCCGCAGTATTAGCGTTCAGGAGTTGACGCAGATTCACGGGATTGGCCCTGCTAAGGCAACGGGGATTTTGGCTGCTGTGGAGTTGGGGAAGCGGGTATTTCAGTCGCGGCCGCCGGAAATGGCTGTGGTTGACTCTCCGCAAGCGGCGGCGGATGCCCTGAGTCAGGATTTGATGTGGCAGTCTCAGGAACGTTTTGCTGTGGTGTTGCTGGATGTGAAAAACCGGCTGCTGGGTACTCAGGTAATTACGATCGGCACAGCAACGGAAACTTTGGCTCACCCACGGGATATTTTTCGAGAGGTGATCCGCCAAGGGGCGACGCGGGCGATTATCTCGCACAATCACCCCTCCGGGATCGTGGAGCCGAGCCCGGAGGATATTGCTTTGACGCGGCAGTTGCTGGCGGGAGCGCAGTTTTTGTCGATTCCGCTACTGGATCACTTGATTTTGGGGAATGGCGATTTTCGGAGCTTGCGCCAGACTACGACGCTTTGGGAGGAGTATCCCCAGGGCGATTGAACTCTTATACTTAACTAATTTGATTGCTGTCATTAGTTATTTGTATCTTTGGGCTGTGCGACGGCTGAATCAGCCCTGACAGCAGGCGAATTGTCAGGCTGGAGTCTCCGGCAACACCCTGTTCGAGCTGAATGTCGCTGCTGATACTTAGTTTCGCTCGCAACTCGGTTAATCTAGTATAAGTAGGTTGAAGAGGTCGCTAATCCGATTTTTTTTGAGCATACTAAACGTATACTGAACCAGCACCTAAATACCCACTTATTAAGAAATTATTAAATGGGATGTAAAATACACGGTGTGGTGATAGGAGGAGAACTGTGTTTCTGAGACTTGCAGAACAACACCGTAAATTCGTTCAAGATTTGGTAATGAACCTCCAAGCTTTAGCGATCGTGCTAGAGCATCGGGGTTATCTGGCATCCTGCTACACTTGCGGGGGTCAGATGAACAGTGCCTCATTTATGGTCAGTTTGACGGACAACCATCTGATTCGATTTTTAGTGTCAGATTACGGTATCACTTGGACTGAGATGCGGGACGACCGCGAACTCATGAAACTAGAAGGTGCAGAAGCGATTAATCAGTTACAGGAACTGGCAAATCTCGTAAAGTATCAAATCCAACCTTCGGAAGCTACTTTAGCGACGGCGCAGTGAGTGTAGCGATTGCACGGTTCCGAGGAAGGCGACGCAAGAAAGTGGCTGCTTGTGTGCTAAAACCGAATCCCCAGCGAGTTAGTTGAGAGGGTTCATTTAGGTGCACAGCGATGGCTGCTCAACAGACAAGGGTGCTATCAATGTGCCTTGAGACTGTTTAGCGCTCAGTCGCTCGAAGTGAGCCTGGGCAGACGGCATACTTTATGCCAGAAGTCTCAAACTTGGAACCTCTAGTTTTTTTCAGCAGTTGATTCTCCCTTGAGAGCGATTAGCAAAATTTAGAAGTGTGACGGCTCGTCGGCTGCGATGTTAATTTCTCACTTGGCCATTCAAAAGTCAAGGAATTGAAATTAACTTTAAGCAGGCAGGTAAAATTTAACATCCAGAGTGAGGATGAGGCTGTGAAGATTGGGCAAAAGGCAGCCCACGGGGTGTGACGTGCGGGCGAATTGCATTTATTTTTGCTTTTCGATTTAGCCGATAAAGCTAACAATTAACTTGAAACAGCATCATTGCTGTAAAAATCTCACAGCCGGCTTCAGCCGGCTAAGTTTTGCCAATATTTAGGCTTCGGGGCAATGTTTGACCTTCATGTTAGATAGATTCCGGTTGCACTCCTCATGACTGTTGACTGTGAGCCGAAAAACTGAAAAGTATGTTTCTATTGGGTTGCAGATTGAAGGAAACTTTACCCCTGACGAGGAAGCACGGATTTGATATTAAACAGCTCTTTGAAGTCGCGATCGCACTTGCTACACTAATATTTTATAATATTTTAATGATTAGTCCGAAAATATTTATCGCCCAGTTTGGAGTCAGTATCAAATGGTAAATTTAAGCGAACTTCTAGAACCCATCGCCAGTCAATTTCGCAGTCTGGGAATTCCCGAACCAATTACCCATTGGGGCCACCCCGTAATGATGGGGATCGTGGTAGTGGCGATGGGCAGTTTTGTCGGGTATACGGGATGGCAAGGACGTTTGGCCACCGATAAAGATGTCGCACTCAAAAGTCGATCGGATCACCGCAAGCTTGCACCGTGGATGTTTCTGTTTCTAGCTTTGGGCTATACAGGCGGCTTGCTGTCGCTGGTGATGCAGCACCAGCCAGTCATGGAAAGCCCGCATTTTTGGACGGGTTCGGCAGTGCTGGTTTTACTGGCTGTTGGCAGCTTGATTTCGCTGACGGGTTTTGGGGGCAATAAGCTAGCACTGCGCGCGGTTCACGCTTATTTAGGCACGACGGCTC of Oscillatoria nigro-viridis PCC 7112 contains these proteins:
- a CDS encoding DUF4079 domain-containing protein; this encodes MVNLSELLEPIASQFRSLGIPEPITHWGHPVMMGIVVVAMGSFVGYTGWQGRLATDKDVALKSRSDHRKLAPWMFLFLALGYTGGLLSLVMQHQPVMESPHFWTGSAVLVLLAVGSLISLTGFGGNKLALRAVHAYLGTTALALMVLHAAFGLKLGLSI
- a CDS encoding DUF1815 family protein; this encodes MFLRLAEQHRKFVQDLVMNLQALAIVLEHRGYLASCYTCGGQMNSASFMVSLTDNHLIRFLVSDYGITWTEMRDDRELMKLEGAEAINQLQELANLVKYQIQPSEATLATAQ
- the radC gene encoding RadC family protein yields the protein MTYSLRIVDLPTSERPRERLMAGGPKSLATAELIAILLGTGQGKGKLSAVGLGQYILNQLSLHHRDPLAVLRSISVQELTQIHGIGPAKATGILAAVELGKRVFQSRPPEMAVVDSPQAAADALSQDLMWQSQERFAVVLLDVKNRLLGTQVITIGTATETLAHPRDIFREVIRQGATRAIISHNHPSGIVEPSPEDIALTRQLLAGAQFLSIPLLDHLILGNGDFRSLRQTTTLWEEYPQGD